Proteins encoded together in one Sinorhizobium meliloti window:
- a CDS encoding phosphoribosylanthranilate isomerase — protein sequence MKTEVKICGLKTVEAVERAVALGASHVGFIFFPKSPRNIEPDDAGRLAARARGRAKIVAVTVDADNDGLDEIVSALAPDVLQLHGSETPERVLAIKALYGLPVMKALAVREASDLERIDPYMGIVDRFLLDAKPPAGSDLPGGNGISFDWRLLDALDGSVDYMLSGGLNASNIGDALARTGARAIDTSSGVESAPGKKDLTLMEAFFEAVRRAEA from the coding sequence CGCTCGGCGCTTCCCACGTGGGCTTCATCTTCTTTCCCAAGAGCCCCCGCAACATCGAACCGGACGATGCCGGCCGCCTCGCCGCGCGCGCCCGCGGGCGCGCGAAGATCGTCGCGGTCACGGTCGATGCGGACAATGACGGTCTCGACGAGATCGTCTCGGCGCTCGCCCCCGACGTCCTCCAGCTTCACGGCTCGGAGACCCCGGAGCGGGTCCTTGCCATCAAGGCGCTTTACGGTCTTCCGGTGATGAAGGCGCTTGCCGTCCGTGAGGCCTCCGACCTGGAGCGGATCGATCCCTATATGGGCATCGTCGACCGTTTTCTCCTGGATGCGAAGCCTCCGGCTGGTTCCGATCTGCCGGGCGGCAACGGAATTTCTTTCGACTGGCGGCTTCTCGACGCGCTTGACGGAAGCGTCGATTACATGCTTTCCGGTGGATTGAACGCGAGCAACATCGGAGACGCACTTGCGCGGACCGGCGCCCGCGCCATCGATACATCATCCGGAGTCGAAAGCGCGCCGGGGAAAAAGGATCTGACGCTCATGGAAGCGTTTTTCGAAGCGGTCCGCCGGGCGGAAGCTTGA
- the trpB gene encoding tryptophan synthase subunit beta: MNQPPKPNSFRSGPDEEGRFGIFGGRFVAETLMPLILDLQDEWARAKNDPAFKAELENLGTHYIGRPSPLYFAERLTAELGGAKIYFKREELNHTGSHKINNCIGQILLAKRMGKTRIIAETGAGQHGVASATVAARFGLPCVVYMGATDVERQAPNVFRMKLLGAEVKPVTAGNGTLKDAMNEALRDWVTNVDSTYYLIGTAAGPHPYPEMVRDFQAVIGEEAKQQILEAEGRLPDLVVAAVGGGSNAIGIFHSFLDDEGVRIVGVEAGGKGLDGDEHCASLTAGSPGVLHGNRTYLLQDGDGQIKEGHSISAGLDYPGIGPEHAWLNDIGRVEYVPIMDHEALEAFQTLTRLEGIIPALEPSHALAEVIKRAPKMGKDEIILMNLSGRGDKDIFTVGKILGMGQ; the protein is encoded by the coding sequence GTGAATCAACCGCCTAAACCGAACTCCTTCAGGTCCGGACCCGATGAAGAGGGCCGTTTCGGCATATTCGGCGGGCGCTTCGTCGCCGAGACGCTGATGCCGCTGATCCTCGATCTCCAGGATGAGTGGGCGAGGGCGAAGAACGATCCGGCCTTCAAGGCAGAGCTCGAAAATCTCGGCACCCACTATATCGGCCGGCCGAGCCCGCTCTATTTCGCCGAGCGCCTGACGGCCGAACTCGGCGGCGCCAAGATCTATTTCAAGCGCGAGGAGCTCAATCACACGGGCTCCCACAAGATCAACAATTGCATCGGTCAGATCCTGCTCGCCAAGCGCATGGGCAAGACCCGCATCATCGCGGAAACCGGCGCCGGCCAGCACGGCGTGGCATCGGCGACGGTCGCGGCGCGCTTCGGCCTGCCCTGCGTGGTCTATATGGGTGCGACCGACGTGGAGCGGCAGGCGCCGAACGTCTTCCGCATGAAGCTTCTCGGCGCCGAGGTGAAGCCGGTGACCGCCGGCAACGGCACCCTCAAGGACGCCATGAACGAGGCGTTGCGCGACTGGGTGACCAATGTCGACAGCACCTATTACCTGATCGGCACGGCCGCCGGCCCGCATCCCTATCCGGAGATGGTGCGCGACTTCCAGGCAGTCATCGGTGAGGAAGCCAAGCAGCAGATCCTCGAGGCCGAAGGCCGGCTTCCCGATCTCGTGGTCGCTGCCGTGGGCGGCGGCTCCAATGCGATCGGCATCTTCCATTCGTTCCTCGACGACGAGGGCGTCAGGATCGTCGGCGTGGAAGCGGGTGGCAAGGGGCTCGACGGCGACGAGCACTGCGCTTCGCTCACCGCCGGTTCGCCCGGCGTGCTCCACGGCAACCGCACCTATCTTCTTCAGGACGGTGACGGCCAGATCAAGGAAGGCCATTCGATCTCGGCCGGGCTCGATTATCCGGGCATCGGACCGGAACATGCCTGGCTGAACGACATCGGCCGCGTCGAATATGTGCCGATCATGGATCATGAGGCGCTCGAGGCCTTTCAGACGCTGACGCGGCTCGAAGGCATCATCCCGGCGCTCGAACCGTCCCATGCGCTTGCCGAAGTCATCAAGCGCGCGCCGAAGATGGGCAAGGACGAGATCATCCTGATGAATCTCTCCGGTCGCGGCGACAAGGACATTTTCACCGTCGGCAAAATTCTCGGTATGGGGCAGTAA
- the trpA gene encoding tryptophan synthase subunit alpha translates to MTARMEQRFADVAAEGRPVLVTYFMGGDPDFETSLAIMKALRQAGADIIELGVPFSDPMADGPAIQLAGQRALKAGQSLAKTLELARLFRAEDQRTPIVLMGYYNPIYIYGVERFLEDALEAGVDGLIVVDLPPEMDDELCIPALEKGISFIRLATPTTDDRRLPKVLENTSGFVYYVSMTGITGSALPDPSLIAGAVARIKAHTPLPVCVGFGVKTADHARAIGASADGVVVGTAIVNQIASSLTEEGQATEATVPGVEALVRGLAAGVRAARLAAAE, encoded by the coding sequence ATGACCGCACGCATGGAGCAACGGTTCGCCGACGTGGCGGCCGAGGGGCGCCCGGTTCTCGTGACCTATTTCATGGGCGGCGACCCGGATTTCGAAACGTCGCTGGCGATCATGAAGGCGCTGCGGCAGGCGGGTGCCGACATCATCGAACTCGGCGTGCCTTTTTCCGACCCGATGGCCGATGGACCGGCGATCCAGCTCGCCGGCCAGCGCGCGCTGAAGGCCGGGCAGTCGCTCGCCAAGACGCTGGAGCTCGCCCGGCTCTTCCGGGCGGAGGACCAGCGCACCCCCATCGTGCTGATGGGCTATTACAACCCGATCTATATCTATGGCGTCGAGCGGTTCCTGGAGGACGCGCTCGAGGCCGGCGTCGACGGCCTGATCGTCGTGGACCTGCCGCCGGAAATGGACGACGAACTGTGCATTCCTGCACTTGAGAAGGGCATCAGCTTCATCCGCCTGGCAACGCCCACGACGGACGATCGCCGCCTGCCCAAGGTTCTCGAAAACACGTCGGGTTTCGTGTATTACGTGTCGATGACCGGGATCACCGGCTCGGCGCTGCCCGATCCGTCGCTGATCGCCGGAGCGGTCGCGCGCATCAAGGCGCATACGCCCTTGCCTGTCTGCGTCGGCTTCGGGGTGAAGACCGCCGACCATGCGCGCGCCATCGGCGCATCCGCAGACGGCGTCGTCGTCGGCACGGCGATCGTCAATCAGATCGCGTCGAGCTTGACCGAAGAAGGCCAGGCAACGGAAGCGACGGTCCCGGGTGTCGAAGCACTCGTCAGGGGGCTTGCGGCCGGCGTACGGGCGGCACGGCTTGCTGCAGCCGAATAA
- the accD gene encoding acetyl-CoA carboxylase, carboxyltransferase subunit beta: MNWITNYVRPKINSMLGRREVPENLWIKCPETGEMVFHRDLEENKWVIPQSGFHMKMPAKARLKDLFDGGIYEAFPQPKVAQDPLKFRDSKKYSDRLRDSRAKTELDDTIVAGLGQVQGIKLVAVAHEFNFIGGSLGIAAGEAIVKAFERAIAEKCPLVMFPASGGARMQEGILSLMQLPRTTVALNMLKEAGLPYIVVLTNPTTGGVTASYAMLGDIHMAEPGAEIGFAGKRVIEQTLREKLPDGFQTSEYLLEHGMVDMVVKRHDIPETLARVLNILMKKPAKAVKRDTATELAPLPVAASA, translated from the coding sequence TTGAACTGGATCACAAACTACGTTCGGCCGAAGATCAACTCGATGCTCGGCCGCAGGGAAGTTCCGGAGAACCTCTGGATCAAGTGCCCTGAAACGGGCGAGATGGTGTTCCATCGCGATCTGGAAGAGAACAAATGGGTCATCCCGCAATCCGGCTTCCACATGAAGATGCCGGCGAAGGCCCGTTTGAAGGATCTCTTCGACGGCGGAATCTACGAGGCCTTCCCGCAGCCTAAGGTGGCGCAGGACCCGCTCAAGTTTCGCGACTCGAAGAAATACTCCGATCGCCTGCGCGACAGCCGCGCCAAGACCGAACTCGATGACACGATCGTTGCCGGCCTCGGCCAGGTCCAGGGCATCAAGCTCGTCGCCGTCGCGCATGAGTTCAACTTCATCGGCGGGTCGCTGGGCATTGCCGCGGGCGAAGCGATCGTGAAGGCCTTCGAGCGCGCGATAGCGGAGAAGTGCCCGCTGGTGATGTTCCCGGCCTCGGGCGGCGCTCGCATGCAGGAAGGCATCCTGTCGCTGATGCAGCTGCCGCGCACGACCGTAGCCCTGAACATGCTCAAGGAAGCGGGGCTTCCCTATATCGTCGTCCTGACGAACCCGACGACCGGCGGCGTCACCGCATCCTATGCGATGCTGGGCGATATCCACATGGCCGAGCCAGGCGCGGAAATCGGCTTTGCCGGCAAGCGGGTGATCGAGCAGACGCTGCGGGAAAAGCTTCCGGATGGCTTCCAGACTTCGGAATATCTGCTGGAGCATGGCATGGTAGACATGGTCGTCAAGCGCCACGACATCCCGGAGACGCTCGCGCGCGTTCTCAACATTCTGATGAAGAAGCCGGCCAAGGCGGTCAAGCGCGATACCGCGACGGAGTTGGCCCCGCTGCCGGTGGCCGCGAGCGCCTAG
- a CDS encoding folylpolyglutamate synthase/dihydrofolate synthase family protein → MTATEVSEAAQEIEKLLALHPKGFDLSLDRITRLLAALGNPHERLPPVIHVAGTNGKGSVTAFCRAILEAAGLSVHVHTSPHLVNWHERYRLGVKGGKGALVSDPVLADAVRRVAEANGGEKITVFEILTAVTFLLFAEHPADVAIIEVGLGGRYDATNVIARPAVSVIMPISLDHQAYLGDRVELIAAEKAGIMKRGCPVVIGHQEEEGARNVLIATAERLGCPISVYGQDFMAHEEFGRLIFQDENGLADLPLPRLPGRHQYANAAAAIRAVRAAGFDVLEAAIEKGLAGVEWPGRLQRLPGGRLSHFCPPGAEIWIDGGHNPGAGHVIAEAMATFEERDPRPLFLIIGMINTKEPIGYFKAFLDLTEQVFTVPVHGSDAGLDPLALAADAAAAGLEANATSSVAEALGQIAELTDEDPVPPRVLIGGSLYLVGDVLAENGTPPR, encoded by the coding sequence ATGACGGCGACAGAGGTCAGCGAGGCGGCGCAGGAGATCGAGAAGCTTCTCGCCCTGCATCCCAAAGGGTTCGACCTTTCGCTCGACAGGATCACGCGGCTGCTTGCCGCCCTCGGCAATCCTCACGAGCGCCTGCCGCCGGTCATCCACGTGGCCGGCACCAACGGCAAGGGCTCGGTAACGGCCTTCTGCCGGGCGATCCTGGAGGCCGCGGGTCTCAGCGTCCATGTCCACACGTCGCCGCATCTGGTGAACTGGCACGAGCGCTATCGCCTGGGTGTAAAGGGCGGCAAGGGGGCCCTGGTCAGCGACCCCGTGCTTGCCGATGCCGTACGGCGCGTTGCCGAAGCGAATGGCGGTGAGAAGATCACCGTCTTCGAAATCCTGACCGCGGTCACTTTCCTGCTCTTCGCGGAGCATCCGGCCGATGTCGCGATCATAGAAGTCGGCCTCGGCGGACGATATGACGCGACCAATGTCATTGCCCGGCCGGCCGTCTCCGTGATCATGCCGATCTCGCTCGATCATCAGGCTTATCTCGGCGACCGGGTCGAACTGATCGCCGCGGAGAAGGCGGGAATAATGAAGCGGGGCTGCCCGGTGGTGATCGGCCACCAGGAGGAAGAGGGCGCGCGCAATGTGCTGATCGCGACCGCCGAACGTCTCGGCTGCCCAATATCCGTCTACGGACAGGATTTCATGGCGCATGAGGAGTTCGGCAGGCTGATCTTCCAGGATGAGAACGGCCTTGCGGACCTGCCGCTGCCGCGCCTGCCGGGCCGGCATCAATATGCCAATGCCGCGGCGGCGATCCGTGCCGTCCGGGCAGCCGGTTTCGATGTTCTCGAGGCGGCCATCGAGAAAGGATTGGCCGGCGTCGAGTGGCCCGGGCGCCTGCAGCGCCTCCCCGGCGGCAGGCTCTCGCATTTCTGCCCGCCGGGCGCCGAGATATGGATCGACGGCGGACACAATCCGGGGGCCGGCCACGTCATTGCCGAGGCGATGGCCACCTTCGAGGAGCGCGACCCGCGACCGCTCTTCCTGATCATCGGCATGATCAATACCAAGGAACCGATCGGCTATTTCAAAGCTTTCCTCGATCTGACGGAACAGGTCTTCACCGTGCCGGTGCACGGGTCCGACGCGGGACTGGACCCGCTGGCGCTGGCCGCCGATGCGGCCGCAGCCGGGCTCGAGGCCAATGCAACCTCCTCGGTCGCCGAAGCGCTCGGGCAGATCGCGGAACTCACCGACGAGGACCCCGTGCCGCCGCGCGTGCTGATCGGCGGCTCCCTCTACCTGGTCGGCGACGTGCTCGCCGAAAACGGCACTCCGCCGCGCTAG